One window from the genome of Nicotiana sylvestris chromosome 9, ASM39365v2, whole genome shotgun sequence encodes:
- the LOC138878453 gene encoding uncharacterized protein: MAENEISSLDHNHPLFLQASDAPGLVLIPLTLIGPENYALWSRAMKLALRGKGKLGFVDGSYVKSIYKGALAEQWEKCNAIALSWIGSTVSNKLMPSIVYASNAKKVWANFQERFDRSNLTRIYHLWTAIATLRQGTDSVTSYYSKMKDLWDELDVIAPLASCDCEESRPSVELLKNIRLLQFLMGLNESYGNIRSNILAKRPVIIVNEAYAIVTQEESQRTLGVTNTLKDPLTMLAGKGHEFKPKRSGLICDHCGYKGHLKENCYKIVGYPPDFKSKKKGQNSGGKTYANSATSEEKHVPMLPTQGNFFTEEQYKQLVNLL; encoded by the coding sequence ATGGCAGAAAATGAAATCAGCTCACTCGATCATAATCATCCATTGTTTTTGCAAGCTTCAGATGCTCCTGGATTAGTCTTAATTCCGCTCACGCTCATAGGCCCAGAAAATTACGCACTGTGGAGCAGGGCGATGAAATTGGCACTCCGAGGAAAGGGCAAGCTTGGATTTGTGGATGGATCGTATGTAAAAAGTATATATAAAGGTGCGTTAGCAGAGCAATGGGAAAAATGTAATGCAATTGCTCTATCGTGGATTGGTAGCACTGTTTCAAATAAGTTGATGCCTAGTATTGTCTATGCATCGAATGCAAAGAAGGTATGGGCTAACTTCCAGGAAAGGTTTGATAGGTCAAATTTAACTAGGATATATCATCTTTGGACTGCTATTGCGACCTTGAGACAAGGAACAGACTCGGTCACTAGCTATTACTCGAAGATGAAGGATCTATGGGATGAACTGGACGTCATAGCACCTTTGGCTTCATGTGACTGTGAAGAGTCTAGGCCTTCAGTGGAACTTCTGAAAAACATTCGTTTATTACAGTTTCTTATGGGATTGAACGAGAGCTATGGTAACATTCGAAGTAATATCTTGGCAAAAAGGCCTGTAATTATAGTGAATGAAGCCTATGCTATAGTTACACAAGAAGAAAGTCAAAGGACTCTTGGAGTCACAAATACATTGAAAGATCCTCTTACAATGTTGGCAGGTAAAGGTCATGAATTCAAACCAAAAAGGTCAGGATTAATATGTGATCACTGTGGTTACAAGGGCCATCTAAAGGAAAACTGCTATAAGATAGTGGGATATCCACCAGATTTCAAAAGCAAGAAGAAAGGGCAAAACTCAGGAGGCAAAACTTATGCGAACAGTGCAACTAGTGAAGAGAAACATGTGCCAATGCTCCCCACACAAGGAAATTTCTTCACTGAGGAGCAGTACAAACAGCTGGTAAATCTATTGTAG
- the LOC138878454 gene encoding uncharacterized mitochondrial protein AtMg00810-like translates to MSHDIVIILVYVDDLLITGSNISLVEEAKHTLHNNFKVKDLGELRYFLGIEVMRSDQGILLNQRKYALELISSTGLAAAKPASTPIELNQKLTTTEYDKHVGHNGDEELQDVGSYQRLVGQLLYLTITRPDICFAVQVLSQFMQHPKQSHLIAALRVVRYIKGSPGLGIFLKKGPITHLSAFCDSDWAACPNTQRSITGYAVKLGDSLLSWKSKKQQTVSRSLAEAEYRSLAAVTAEPVDVYCDSKAALQIAANPIFDERTKYIEIDCHFVREKIKSGLLAPHHISTKLQLADLLTKGLGVAQHSFLLSKLGVFDAFHPPA, encoded by the exons ATGTCACATGACATTGTGATTATATTGGTGTATGTTGATGATCTCTTGATTACAGGTAGTAATATCTCATTAGTAGAAGAGGCCAAACACACATTGCATAACAACTTTAAGGTCAAGGATTTGGGTGAGCTCAGATATTTTTTGGGGATTGAGGTGATGAGATCAGACCAGGGGATATTGTTGAACCAACGAAAATATGCACTGGAATTAATCTCTTCCACAGGCTTGGCTGCTGCTAAACCTGCATCTACCCCTATTGAGCTAAATCAGAAATTGACCACTACAGAATATGACAAACATGTTGGGCACAATGGTGATGAAGAGTTGCAAGATGTGGGGAGCTATCAAAGACTAGTAGGCCAGTTACTCTATTTAACCATTACACGGCCTGATATTTGTTTTGCTGTGCAAGTTCTTAGCCAGTTCATGCAACACCCCAAACAATCACACTTAATTGCAGCACTTCGAGTGGTTAGGTACATTAAGGGGTCACCTGGACTTGGGATTTTCCTCAAGAAAGGTCCGATCACCCACCTTTCTGCCTTCTGTGATTCAGACTGGGCAGCTTGCCCAAACACCCAAAGATCGATCACTGGATATGCTGTCAAGCTTGGAGATTCCTTATTGTCGTGGAAGTCAAAGAAGCAGCAGACAGTGAGTCGTAGCTTAGCTGAAGCTGAATATAGAAGCCTTGCTGCAGTAACAGCTGAA CCTGTTGATGTCTATTGTGATAGTAAAGCTGCACTTCAAATAGCAGCAAATCCCATTTTTGATGAACGAACAAAGTACATTGAGATAGATTGTCACTTTGTTCGAGAAAAAATCAAGTCTGGCTTGCTTGCTCCTCATCACATTTCGACCAAACTTCAGTTGGCTGATCTCTTGACAAAGGGACTTGGTGTTGCTCAACATTCCTTCCTTCTTTCCAAGCTTGGAGTGTTCGATGCTTTCCAccctccagcttga
- the LOC104249080 gene encoding transcription factor CYCLOIDEA-like, protein MFPASNSTGNPPPHPSLSFHSSSPFLGLNGNQILLHHHQNQFSSHHFAKNNMTLSANNIINSPNYHQNHSDNSLRSFPINKKPKKRERSSKILTSQGPRDRRVRLSIAIARKFFDLQEMLGFDKPSKTLDWLFSNSKLAIEELTNWSTHQDHDPKIAGATKSSCDETAKHCASDWEDLAITTNEGLERKPKRLAKEKKEVKDEATDLALVVRESRVKARARARERTIKKMWSRIETSQRSTSRLIKSSFFLKKDIREMEEQFCKNKLQASQEIANKEIIQGSGVTKIKTKPSLILGFHPNFYAPIESSTTHYGSSSFNTENWDKGTTSELQGRWKQLDSCHSNQI, encoded by the exons ATGTTCCCTGCCAGTAACAGTACTGGAAACCCTCCTCCTCACCCCTCATTATCCTTTCACAGCTCCTCTCCCTTTCTTGGCCTCAATGGCAACCAAATTCTCCTTCATCATCACCAAAATCAGTTCTCTTCTCATCACTTTGCTAAGAATAACATGACACTCTCAGCAAACAATATTATCAACTCTCCAAATTACCATCAAAATCATAGTGATAATTCCTTAAGGTCATTTCCCATCAACAAGAAACCCAAGAAAAGGGAGAGGtctagtaaaattttaacatCTCAAGGTCCAAGAGATCGAAGAGTGAGATTGTCCATTGCCATTGCTCGAAAGTTCTTTGATCTTCAAGAAATGCTAGGTTTTGACAAACCAAGCAAAACCCTTGATTGGCTTTTCAGTAACTCCAAACTAGCCATTGAGGAACTCACTAATTGGTCAACTCATCAGGATCATGACCCGAAGATTGCAG GAGCAACGAAGTCGAGCTGCGATGAGACTGCCAAACATTGTGCTTCAGATTGGGAAGACCTGGCCATAACAACAAATGAGGGTTTAGAAAGAAAGCCCAAAAgattagcaaaagaaaagaaagaagtaaaAGATGAGGCAACAGATCTTGCCCTAGTGGTAAGAGAGTCAAGGGTCAAAGCAAGAGCAAGAGCTAGGGAAAGAACAATCAAGAAAATGTGGAGTAGAATTGAAACTAGCCAGAGGTCAACTTCTCGGTTGATCAAATCTAGTTTCTTTTTGAAGAAGGATATAAGGGAAATGGAAGAACAATTTTGTAAGAACAAATTACAAGCAAGTCAAGAAATAGCAAATAAGGAAATAATTCAAGGATCTGGAGTTACTAAAATTAAGACCAAACCTTCTTTAATCTTGGGTTTTCACCCAAATTTCTATGCTCCTATAGAGTCATCAACTACCCACTATGGTAGCTCTTCTTTCAACACTGAGAATTGGGACAAAGGCACAACTTCAG AACTTCAAGGTCGCTGGAAACAATTGGACTCATGTCACAGCAACCAAATCTAA